In Helianthus annuus cultivar XRQ/B chromosome 3, HanXRQr2.0-SUNRISE, whole genome shotgun sequence, a single window of DNA contains:
- the LOC110930880 gene encoding uncharacterized protein LOC110930880: protein MEVRRSSEMPCKIRKRRLTTSTRSRFVMGKADLMQRNEKCVDKLDPSDCEEEEEEDTGMLALKKSGSDQVVEKSIMNVVDRSRNKSRVCVPEVINPHYRQSSSFMEKDNSFVGMPLTYVAKPFEGKSQPCGEIQSVTKADGQSTLKPTHGLDEIKHSLTVSRELLKLLTHVWTADTNHDHRHPTSISLASTLNHELNKARYHVNKLIQQQRANPTSAQESKDQDKIRFAVKTISRELETERKLRRQSERMNKKLGRELANTKAVLAKAVKKAESEKQATEVLEQLCEKMAQSIEEDRVELEELKKESERVRKEMEEEREMLRVADMLREERVHMKLIDAKYEYENKHEQLNILVRDLEELLEADNGIDHITPRVLSWYQSHNYKDGNKNGRTTWDEATRTLWHESEKGKVVNDENALGVETRGLSWFENKGEVVNDQMINTQNEVEVLMGRNSDCIEWEFGLDMKHETEEKVSPGLASMKEYEDEMERYKMIKDLRDRIVSGGSDLSRDTIEFGSYM, encoded by the exons ATGGAAGTCAGGAGGAGCTCAGAGATGCCATGTAAGATCCGAAAGCGGAGGCTCACTACGTCTACTCGCTCACGATTTGTGATGGGTAAAGCGGATTTGATGCAACGAAATGAGAAATGCGTCGATAAGTTGGATCCGAGTgattgtgaagaagaagaagaagaggatacgGGGATGTTGGCATTGAAGAAATCGGGAAGTGATCAAGTGGTCGAGAAATCGATCATGAATGTTGTTGATCGATCACGGAATAAGAGTCGTGTTTGTGTTCCCGAG gtAATAAATCCACATTACAGACAGTCTTCAAGCTTTATGGAGAAAGATAATAGCTTTGTGGGAATGCCCTTGACTTATGTTGCAAAACCATTTGAG GGAAAATCACAACCTTGTGGCGAGATCCAAAGCGTTACTAAAGCCGATGGGCAATCGACGCTAAAACCGACTCATGGTTTGGATGAAATTAAGCATTCGCTAACGGTATCAAGAGAACTACTCAAACTTTTAACTCACGTTTGGACCGCGGACACAAACCATGATCACCGCCATCCAACGAGCATTTCGCTAGCCTCAACGCTGAACCACGAGCTCAACAAGGCTAGGTATCATGTCAACAAGTTAATCCAACAACAACGAGCCAACCCGACAAGTGCACAAGAGTCCAAAGACCAAGATAAGATCCGTTTCGCGGTCAAGACCATATCACGAGAACTAGAGACCGAAAGGAAACTCAGACGACAATCTGAACGAATGAACAAGAAATTAGGTCGGGAACTTGCAAATACGAAGGCGGTTTTAGCGAAAGCCGTAAAAAAAGCTGAGTCGGAAAAGCAAGCGACCGAGGTTTTGGAGCAGTTATGTGAAAAAATGGCGCAAAGTATCGAAGAAGATAGAGTCGAGCTCGAAGAGTTGAAAAAAGAATCCGAAAGAGTTCGAAAAGAAATGGAAGAAGAGAGAGAAATGCTTCGTGTTGCTGATATGTTACGTGAAGAACGGGTCCACATGAAGCTCATAGATGCAAAATACGAGTACGAGAATAAACATGAACAACTGAATATTCTAGTACGAGACCTCGAGGAACTTTTAGAAGCGGATAACGGCATAGATCATATAACACCTAGAGTTTtatcatggtatcagagccataactacaAGGACGGAAACAAAAATGGAAGAACCACCTGGGACGAAGCTACACGTACATTATGGCATGAGAGTGAAAAGGGTAAAGTGGTAAATGACGAAAATGCCCTTGGCGTGGAAACGCGAGGTTTGTCATGGTTTGAGAACAAGGGTGAAGTTGTAAATGATCAAATGATAAACACACAAAATGAGGTAGAGGTACTTATGGGACGTAACTCCGATTGCATCGAGTGGGAATTTGGACTCGACATGAAACACGAAACAGAAGAGAAAGTTTCTCCAGGGTTGGCGTCGATGAAAGAGTACGAAGATGAAATGGAGAGATACAAAATGATTAAAGATCTAAGGGATCGTATAGTGTCCGGTGGCTCCGACCTCTCTCGAGACACTATCGAGTTTGGATCGTATATGTAA
- the LOC110930882 gene encoding bifunctional nitrilase/nitrile hydratase NIT4B produces the protein MALVPTTETDGAVFTEVDMGSSDSSSTVRATVVQASTIFYDTPATLDKAERLLAEAASLGSQLVVFPEAFIGGYPRGSNFGMTIGNRTLKGKEDFRKYHAAAINVPGPEVDRLAAMAGKYKVFLVTGVIERDGYTLYCTVLFFDNQGCYLGKHRKLMPTALERIIWGFGDGSHIPVFDTPVGKIGAAICWENKMPLLRTAMYAKGIEIYCAPTADSRDVWQASMTHIALEGGCFVLSANQFCRRKDYPAPPEYVFSGTDEEELTPESVVCAGGSVIISPSGAVLAGPNYDGEALITADLDLGEITRAKFDFDVVGHYARPEVLSLIVRNEPTTPVSFTSDGSHK, from the exons ATGGCATTAGTTCCAACAACCGAGACAGATGGTGCTGTGTTCACCGAAGTCGACATGGGTTCCTCTGATTCTAGCTCAACGGTTCGAGCCACTGTTGTCCAGGCTTCAACCATCTTCTACGACACCCCTGCTACTCTTG ATAAGGCTGAGAGATTATTAGCTGAGGCCGCTTCACTTGGATCACAGTTAGTTGTCTTTCCGGAAGCATTTATTGGTGGATATCCTCGCGGGTCAAATTTTGGCATGACTATTGGTAATCGCACGCTTAAGGGTAAAGAGGATTTCCGGAAATACCATGCTGCAGCTATCAATGTACCTG GTCCTGAAGTTGATCGATTGGCAGCAATGGCGGgaaaatataaagtttttttgGTGACAGGAGTTATCGAAAGAGATGGCTATACCCTTTACTGTACTGTTCTATTTTTCGATAATCAAGGATGTTATCTTGGGAAGCACAGGAAACTCATGCCTACGGCATTGGAGCGCATAATATGGGGCTTCGGTGATGGATCACACATACCCGTTTTCGATACTCCAGTTGGGAAAATCGGTGCTGCTATCTGTTGGGAGAATAAAATGCCACTATTAAGGACAGCAATGTATGCTAAAG GAATAGAAATATATTGCGCACCGACAGCTGATTCGAGGGATGTTTGGCAAGCATCAATGACACATATAGCATTGGAGGGTGGATGTTTTGTTTTATCGGCAAACCAGTTTTGTAGAAGAAAAGATTACCCTGCTCCCCCGGAATATGTTTTTAGTGGAACCGATGAAGAAGAACTCACACCGGAATCTGTCGTTTGTGCGGGTGGTAGTGTTATTATTTCACCATCAGGGGCTGTTCTTGCAGGACCTAATTATGACGGTGAAGCACTTATTACCGCTGACTTAG ATCTTGGGGAAATTACTCGGGCAAAGTTTGATTTCGATGTGGTCGGGCATTATGCAAGACCCGAAGTGCTTAGCTTGATTGTGAGGAATGAACCAACAACTCCAGTTTCTTTCACATCAGATGGCTCTCACAAATAA